One Nonomuraea angiospora DNA segment encodes these proteins:
- a CDS encoding ABC transporter substrate-binding protein, with the protein MRVKRPKGIAPFVLVVSLTACGSQQPAQQAQDSSLTWAIETQPLTLNPQQWGQNKVRLLVFNQFDALLSRQKDGTFQPWLAKSWKVSDDGLTYTLELRDDVTFHDGTKFDAAAVKANLEQFLVPGYNPGIASIQLKSFARAEVKSPATVEITLKEPDALFLDFLASPLAGQVSPKSLKAAKDLKSGGPDLVGTGPFILESYVRGQEIRYRRNPDYKWPPAGAGHQGPAYLSRITYRFLPEAAVRVGALTSGQVQVIEGVPATEAAMIKQDPGLTYQTSLNSGTSFSYYFNTAHAPFDDQRVREAFREAVDVDAVLKAVYQGTATRAWSVVTKGGPFYDASLEGSFGGDTAKANALLDAAGWKQRDAQGYRVKDGRRLTVRSVASAPFVRDRRDILAQAIQAQVKQSAGIDFQVKIVDQGTAQKAYTEGEYEIFENSRGDADAGAALNLILPGKGPINRTGFSDPDVEKWLAAAAGSASLDERKELYAKVQRAVVKDKAIVFPVYVPADQIAAQKSVQGLGFEAGSGTPRSAYDVRIGT; encoded by the coding sequence ATGCGTGTGAAGAGACCCAAGGGCATCGCCCCCTTCGTCCTCGTCGTCTCCCTGACCGCCTGCGGCTCTCAGCAGCCCGCCCAGCAAGCCCAGGACTCCTCCCTGACCTGGGCCATCGAGACCCAGCCGCTCACCTTGAACCCCCAGCAATGGGGCCAGAACAAGGTCAGGCTGCTCGTGTTCAACCAGTTCGACGCGCTGCTCTCGCGCCAGAAGGACGGCACGTTCCAGCCCTGGCTGGCCAAGTCGTGGAAGGTGTCGGACGACGGTCTGACGTACACGCTGGAACTACGCGACGACGTGACCTTCCACGACGGCACGAAGTTCGACGCGGCGGCGGTCAAGGCGAACCTGGAGCAGTTCCTGGTGCCCGGCTACAACCCCGGCATCGCCTCCATCCAGCTCAAGTCCTTCGCCAGGGCCGAGGTGAAGTCGCCGGCCACCGTCGAGATCACGCTGAAGGAGCCGGACGCGCTCTTCCTCGACTTCCTCGCCTCGCCCCTCGCGGGGCAGGTCTCGCCGAAGTCGCTGAAGGCGGCCAAGGACCTCAAGTCCGGCGGGCCCGACCTGGTCGGCACCGGGCCGTTCATCCTGGAGTCGTACGTGCGGGGCCAGGAGATCCGCTACCGGCGCAACCCGGACTACAAGTGGCCGCCCGCCGGGGCCGGGCACCAGGGGCCGGCCTACCTCTCGCGGATCACGTACCGGTTCCTGCCCGAGGCGGCGGTACGCGTCGGCGCGCTCACCTCGGGACAGGTGCAGGTCATCGAGGGCGTCCCGGCCACCGAAGCCGCCATGATCAAGCAGGATCCGGGTCTGACGTATCAGACTTCGCTCAACTCGGGCACCTCCTTCTCCTACTACTTCAACACCGCCCACGCCCCCTTCGACGACCAGCGCGTACGGGAGGCCTTCCGCGAGGCCGTGGACGTGGACGCGGTGCTGAAGGCCGTCTACCAGGGCACCGCCACCAGGGCGTGGAGCGTCGTCACCAAGGGCGGGCCGTTCTACGACGCCTCGCTGGAGGGCTCCTTCGGCGGGGACACCGCCAAGGCCAACGCCCTGCTCGACGCGGCCGGCTGGAAGCAGCGCGACGCCCAGGGCTACCGCGTCAAGGACGGCAGGCGGCTCACCGTGCGCTCCGTCGCCTCCGCGCCCTTCGTCCGCGACCGCCGCGACATCCTCGCCCAGGCCATCCAGGCGCAGGTCAAGCAGAGCGCCGGGATCGACTTCCAGGTCAAGATCGTGGACCAGGGAACGGCGCAGAAGGCCTACACCGAGGGGGAGTACGAGATCTTCGAGAACTCCCGCGGCGACGCCGACGCGGGCGCCGCCCTCAACCTGATCCTGCCGGGCAAGGGGCCGATCAACCGCACCGGCTTCTCCGATCCCGACGTGGAGAAGTGGCTGGCCGCGGCCGCGGGCTCCGCCTCCCTGGACGAGCGCAAGGAGCTGTACGCCAAGGTGCAGCGGGCCGTGGTGAAGGACAAGGCGATCGTGTTCCCGGTCTACGTGCCCGCCGACCAGATCGCGGCGCAGAAGAGCGTCCAGGGCCTGGGCTTCGAGGCCGGCTCCGGCACGCCGCGCAGCGCGTACGACGTCCGGATCGGCACATGA
- a CDS encoding ABC transporter permease, with the protein MTGRPAAAWGRGVARRLLAALAVLWAAASASYVALLLAPGDTIDILVGDGPDTPEIRARIVAEWGLDRPEVVQYVAYLWRLLHGDLGRSYQLQLGVGEVLSSQVGPTLQLTLAAAGAGVSLAGVIAVVTAGRGRWLRGAASAAELVSVSVPPFLIGLVLLAVFSFTLGWFPVSGASGPQALVLPALALGLPIAGVLGQVLRGGLERALEQPFAVTARARGLSEPRLVARHALRHALIPAVTLAGWFTGTLLGGAVITEVLFGRPGLGQVAMQAVTGRDMPVVMAVVLLSAIVYVTISTLLDLAYRAIDPRIGGRP; encoded by the coding sequence ATGACCGGACGGCCGGCGGCGGCCTGGGGGAGAGGCGTCGCCAGGCGCCTGCTCGCCGCGCTCGCGGTGCTGTGGGCGGCGGCCAGCGCCTCGTACGTCGCGTTGCTGCTCGCCCCGGGCGACACCATCGACATCCTGGTCGGCGACGGCCCCGACACCCCCGAGATCCGGGCGCGGATCGTCGCCGAATGGGGGCTCGACCGGCCGGAGGTCGTCCAGTACGTGGCCTACCTGTGGCGGCTGCTCCACGGCGACCTCGGCCGCTCGTACCAGCTCCAGCTCGGCGTCGGCGAGGTCCTGTCCTCCCAGGTGGGCCCGACCCTGCAGCTCACGCTGGCGGCGGCCGGGGCCGGGGTGTCGCTCGCCGGGGTGATCGCCGTCGTGACCGCGGGGCGGGGCCGGTGGCTGCGCGGCGCGGCCTCGGCGGCCGAGCTGGTCTCGGTGTCGGTGCCGCCGTTCCTGATCGGGCTGGTGCTGCTGGCGGTGTTCTCGTTCACGCTCGGCTGGTTCCCCGTGTCGGGCGCGTCCGGGCCGCAGGCGCTCGTGCTGCCCGCGCTCGCGCTCGGCCTGCCGATCGCGGGCGTGCTCGGGCAGGTGCTGCGCGGCGGCCTGGAGCGGGCGCTGGAGCAGCCGTTCGCGGTCACGGCCAGGGCCCGCGGGCTGAGCGAGCCGCGGCTGGTGGCCAGGCACGCGCTCCGGCACGCGCTGATCCCCGCCGTGACGCTGGCCGGCTGGTTCACCGGCACGCTGCTCGGCGGGGCCGTCATCACCGAGGTGCTCTTCGGCCGCCCAGGGCTGGGGCAGGTGGCGATGCAGGCCGTCACCGGCCGGGACATGCCGGTGGTGATGGCCGTCGTCCTGCTGTCGGCCATCGTGTACGTGACCATCAGCACCCTCCTCGACCTGGCCTACCGCGCCATCGACCCCCGGATCGGAGGCCGGCCGTGA
- a CDS encoding ABC transporter permease: protein MTASRSLLAPVAFLALLAVAVAAPGLLTGVDPLAADPVSALAPPGGAHWFGSDHLGRDVLSRVVYGARHSLSIGVTATALAVAAGVLLGLAAGLSPKWLDEALARSFDVLSTLPELLLALLVIAVTGPGTGNVIFAIAVAQVPNYARVIRAQTFVVRHAGYVEQAVTFGRSRAAITAGHVLPNVLGPIPVLATIGLGQAVIAASGLSFLGMGPQPPAAEWGAMLSEARNYLRVAWWEALFPGVAITLTVVSLTVVGRRLQRRFEGRTP, encoded by the coding sequence GTGACCGCGTCGCGCTCGTTGCTCGCCCCCGTGGCGTTCCTCGCCCTGCTGGCGGTGGCGGTGGCCGCCCCCGGGCTGCTGACCGGCGTGGACCCGCTGGCGGCCGACCCGGTGAGCGCGCTCGCGCCGCCCGGCGGCGCGCACTGGTTCGGCAGCGACCACCTCGGCCGCGACGTGCTGTCCAGGGTCGTGTACGGCGCCCGCCACTCGCTCAGCATCGGCGTCACCGCGACCGCACTGGCGGTGGCCGCCGGGGTGCTGCTCGGCCTGGCCGCCGGGCTGTCGCCGAAGTGGCTGGACGAGGCGCTGGCCAGGTCGTTCGACGTCCTGTCCACGTTGCCGGAGCTGCTGCTCGCCCTGCTCGTCATCGCCGTCACCGGCCCCGGCACGGGAAACGTCATCTTCGCCATCGCGGTCGCCCAGGTCCCCAACTACGCCCGCGTCATCCGTGCCCAGACCTTCGTCGTGCGCCACGCCGGATACGTTGAGCAGGCCGTCACGTTCGGCCGGTCCAGGGCCGCGATCACGGCCGGCCACGTGCTGCCTAACGTGCTCGGGCCGATCCCCGTCCTGGCCACCATCGGGCTCGGCCAGGCCGTCATCGCTGCCTCCGGGCTCAGCTTCCTCGGCATGGGCCCGCAGCCCCCGGCCGCCGAATGGGGCGCGATGCTCTCCGAGGCCCGCAACTACCTGCGGGTCGCCTGGTGGGAGGCGCTGTTCCCGGGCGTCGCGATCACGCTGACCGTGGTCAGCCTCACCGTCGTCGGCCGCCGGCTCCAGCGCCGCTTCGAGGGGAGAACCCCATGA
- a CDS encoding dipeptide ABC transporter ATP-binding protein yields the protein MTTYASPPALATLVAVEDLRVSFGGTEVVRGVSLSLAPGECVAVVGESGSGKSVTARTLLGLAGPGATVRAAAFSVGGRDALGFGPREWRRLRGGFAGLVLQDALVSLDPLRTVGAEIGEVLAVHDVVPRARRRDRTLELLDAVGVPDPPLRVAQHPHQLSGGLRQRVLIASAIAAGPELIIADEPTTALDVTVQAQILRLLAERRAAGCALLLISHDLAVVASIADRILVMKDGRVVEEGPAGSVLSAPSHDYTRSLLAAVPSAASRGTRLSAALSTAPTGSPLPRRTPDPSAPVLAGTGLSRSYGPRRVVDDVSFTLCEGETLGVVGESGSGKTTLARLALGLLEPDAGRVTLHGRPWSHVPERRRRPLRRRIQLISQNPLDSFDPRHTVGRLVAEPLDLPKDERRARVLDLLERVGLPPGVAGRHPRELSGGQRQRVAIARALGPRPDVLVCDEPVSALDVSIQAQVLDLLAEIQAEYGTAMLFISHDLGVVHHVSDRVLVMKDGRVVEEGEVTEVFTRPRHPYTRELVAAVPRLT from the coding sequence ATGACGACCTATGCCTCCCCTCCGGCGCTCGCCACTCTCGTCGCCGTGGAGGACCTGCGCGTGAGCTTCGGCGGGACCGAGGTCGTGCGCGGCGTCTCCTTGTCGCTCGCCCCCGGCGAGTGCGTGGCCGTCGTCGGCGAGTCCGGGTCCGGCAAGAGCGTCACGGCCCGCACGCTGCTCGGCCTGGCCGGGCCGGGCGCCACCGTGCGGGCGGCCGCGTTCAGCGTCGGCGGCCGGGACGCGCTCGGCTTCGGGCCGCGGGAGTGGCGCCGGTTGCGCGGTGGGTTCGCCGGGCTGGTGCTGCAGGACGCGCTGGTCTCCCTCGACCCGCTGCGGACCGTGGGGGCCGAGATCGGCGAGGTGCTGGCCGTCCACGACGTGGTCCCGCGCGCCCGGCGCCGCGACAGGACGCTCGAACTGCTCGACGCGGTCGGCGTGCCCGATCCGCCGCTGCGTGTCGCGCAGCACCCGCACCAGCTCTCCGGCGGGCTGCGGCAGCGGGTGCTGATCGCCTCGGCCATCGCGGCAGGTCCCGAGCTGATCATCGCCGACGAGCCGACCACCGCGCTCGACGTCACCGTGCAGGCCCAGATCCTGCGGCTGCTGGCCGAGCGCCGGGCCGCCGGCTGCGCGCTGCTGCTGATCAGCCACGACCTGGCCGTCGTCGCCTCGATCGCCGACCGCATCCTCGTCATGAAGGACGGCCGCGTCGTCGAGGAGGGCCCCGCCGGGAGCGTGCTGTCGGCGCCCTCGCACGACTACACCCGCTCGCTGCTGGCCGCCGTACCGTCGGCCGCCTCCCGGGGCACCCGCCTGTCCGCCGCCCTGTCCACCGCGCCGACGGGCTCGCCGCTGCCGCGCCGCACGCCGGACCCGTCGGCGCCGGTGCTCGCCGGCACCGGCCTGTCCAGATCGTACGGGCCGCGCCGGGTGGTCGACGACGTCTCGTTCACCCTGTGCGAGGGCGAGACGCTCGGCGTCGTCGGCGAGTCGGGCTCGGGCAAGACCACCCTGGCCCGCCTGGCCCTCGGCCTGCTCGAACCCGACGCGGGCCGGGTCACCCTGCACGGCCGCCCGTGGAGCCACGTGCCCGAACGCCGGCGCCGCCCGCTCCGCCGCCGCATCCAGCTCATCTCCCAGAACCCGCTCGACTCCTTCGACCCCCGCCACACCGTCGGCCGCCTGGTCGCCGAGCCGCTCGACCTGCCCAAGGACGAGCGCCGGGCGCGGGTGCTCGACCTGCTCGAACGCGTCGGCCTGCCGCCCGGCGTCGCCGGCCGCCACCCGCGCGAGCTGTCGGGCGGCCAGCGGCAGCGCGTCGCCATCGCCAGGGCCCTCGGTCCCCGCCCCGACGTGCTGGTCTGCGACGAGCCGGTCTCCGCGCTCGACGTCTCGATCCAGGCCCAGGTGCTGGACCTGCTCGCCGAGATCCAGGCCGAGTACGGTACCGCCATGCTGTTCATCAGCCACGACCTCGGCGTGGTGCACCACGTCAGCGACCGGGTCCTGGTCATGAAGGACGGCAGGGTGGTCGAGGAGGGCGAGGTGACGGAGGTGTTCACCCGGCCGCGGCACCCGTACACGCGGGAACTGGTCGCGGCGGTTCCCCGACTTACCTGA
- a CDS encoding lanthionine synthetase LanC family protein, whose protein sequence is MSLDRIRASSARADSPLTAAILAGRWIRSAAADDENGRRWLANPDPHGGSAVTSEPWSLYSGAAGVVLFFLELAAATGHEAYLEDARQGARRLAATWREKQDDLSLYHGLTGTMVALMEAGWVLGDGAFEAEAAAIADVIVRRGREFEGGVGWSRDPAQRGEGGVILGLLRAAAHLGVPAYEEAAVEAGLRIARLPVPGHRFGDCADLPVDAVTPGFLAGTAGTAFLLARLYGVTGDERFLFAARSGAAFVREISVVSGGCAVVPHHVPHARELHYLGFCSGSAGVARMFYELYRVGGDPGDLEWVERLAKGIVKSGVPRRRTEGYWNVACQCCGTAGLIEFFVGLWAATGEESHLEYARGLATDLIGRATDHDGRGYRWYQAYRRLRPGEVTADTGYMVGAAGIGAALLHLDAAGQADRPRRVILLPDNPFPAIPLPASVLR, encoded by the coding sequence GTGAGTCTGGACAGGATCCGCGCGTCGAGCGCCCGAGCCGATTCCCCGCTGACCGCCGCCATCCTGGCGGGGCGATGGATCAGATCCGCCGCGGCCGACGATGAGAACGGACGGCGCTGGCTGGCCAATCCCGATCCGCACGGCGGGTCGGCGGTCACCTCCGAGCCCTGGTCCCTCTACTCGGGGGCGGCGGGCGTCGTGCTGTTCTTCCTCGAACTGGCCGCGGCCACCGGCCACGAGGCGTACCTGGAGGACGCCAGGCAGGGGGCCCGCAGGCTCGCCGCCACCTGGCGCGAGAAACAGGACGACCTCTCCCTCTACCACGGGCTGACCGGCACGATGGTCGCGCTCATGGAGGCGGGCTGGGTGCTCGGCGACGGCGCGTTCGAGGCCGAGGCCGCCGCCATCGCCGACGTGATCGTCCGCCGGGGCCGGGAGTTCGAGGGCGGCGTCGGGTGGTCGCGGGATCCGGCGCAGCGCGGCGAGGGCGGCGTCATCCTCGGGCTGCTGCGGGCCGCCGCCCACCTCGGCGTGCCCGCGTACGAGGAGGCGGCCGTCGAGGCGGGCCTGCGGATCGCCCGGCTGCCCGTTCCCGGGCACCGCTTCGGCGACTGCGCCGACCTGCCCGTGGACGCCGTCACGCCCGGCTTCCTCGCCGGCACGGCCGGGACCGCGTTCCTGCTGGCCCGCCTGTACGGGGTGACCGGCGACGAGCGCTTCCTGTTCGCCGCGCGCAGCGGCGCGGCCTTCGTCCGCGAGATCAGCGTCGTGTCCGGCGGCTGCGCGGTCGTGCCGCACCACGTGCCGCACGCCAGGGAGCTGCACTACCTGGGCTTCTGCTCCGGCTCCGCGGGCGTGGCCAGGATGTTCTACGAGCTGTACCGGGTGGGGGGCGACCCCGGCGACCTGGAGTGGGTGGAGCGGCTGGCCAAGGGCATCGTCAAGAGCGGCGTGCCGCGCCGCCGTACCGAGGGCTACTGGAACGTGGCCTGCCAGTGCTGCGGGACGGCCGGGCTCATCGAGTTCTTCGTGGGGCTGTGGGCGGCGACGGGGGAGGAGTCCCACCTGGAGTACGCCCGCGGGCTCGCCACCGACCTGATCGGCCGGGCCACCGACCACGACGGGCGCGGCTACCGCTGGTACCAGGCGTACCGGCGGCTGCGGCCGGGCGAGGTGACGGCCGACACCGGCTACATGGTGGGCGCGGCCGGCATCGGCGCCGCTCTCCTCCACCTCGACGCCGCAGGTCAGGCCGACCGTCCGCGCCGCGTCATCCTGCTGCCCGACAATCCGTTCCCCGCGATCCCGTTGCCCGCTTCCGTGCTCCGTTGA
- a CDS encoding NtaA/DmoA family FMN-dependent monooxygenase (This protein belongs to a clade of FMN-dependent monooxygenases, within a broader family of flavin-dependent oxidoreductases, the luciferase-like monooxygenase (LMM) family, some of whose members use coenzyme F420 rather than FMN.) produces MKQVHLAAHFPGVNNTTVWADPRSRSQIDFTSFADLARTAERGKFDFFFLAEGLRLRELKGRIHDLDVVGRPESLTVLAALASVTERLGLAATVNATFNEPYELARRLATLDHLSAGRAAWNVVTTSDAFTGENFRRGGYLDRSERYTRAEEFVRLSRELWDSWRPDAVLADQESGRFLRSGAVSAVSHRGRHFTVEGRFNVPRGPQGHPVIIQAGDSDEGREFAAANADVIFSRHGTLEEGRAFYADVKRRLAAHGRQPHQLKIMPAATFALGDTDAEAAERAAEIRRQQVGPQTAIAFLEQIWGRDMSAYDPEGPLPDVEPAVEQGVSQGRVQVSDRVAVAARWRAVAEEKELSIRELVIHMTGRQSFVGSPATVAAQIEEFVRTDAADGFILVPHLTPGGLDDFVDRVVPLLQERGVFRTDYAGATLRDHLGLGGAA; encoded by the coding sequence ATGAAGCAGGTCCACCTGGCCGCGCACTTCCCCGGCGTCAACAACACCACCGTCTGGGCCGACCCCCGCTCCCGCAGCCAGATCGACTTCACGTCGTTCGCCGACCTGGCCCGTACCGCGGAGCGGGGCAAGTTCGACTTCTTCTTCCTGGCCGAGGGCCTGCGGCTGCGCGAGCTGAAGGGCCGCATCCACGACCTGGACGTGGTCGGCCGCCCCGAGTCGCTCACCGTGCTGGCCGCGCTGGCCTCCGTCACCGAGCGACTCGGGCTGGCCGCCACCGTCAACGCCACCTTCAACGAGCCGTACGAGCTGGCCAGGCGGCTGGCCACGCTCGACCACCTCAGCGCGGGCCGGGCCGCCTGGAACGTGGTCACCACCTCCGACGCCTTCACCGGCGAGAACTTCCGCCGCGGCGGCTACCTGGACCGTTCCGAGCGCTACACGCGGGCCGAGGAGTTCGTCCGGCTGTCGCGCGAGCTGTGGGACTCCTGGCGGCCCGACGCCGTGCTCGCCGACCAGGAGAGCGGGCGGTTCCTGCGGTCCGGGGCGGTCTCGGCGGTCAGCCACCGGGGCCGCCACTTCACCGTCGAGGGCCGCTTCAACGTCCCGCGCGGACCGCAGGGCCACCCCGTGATCATCCAGGCGGGGGACTCCGACGAGGGCAGGGAGTTCGCCGCGGCCAACGCCGACGTCATCTTCAGCCGCCACGGCACGCTGGAGGAGGGCCGGGCCTTCTACGCCGACGTCAAACGCCGGCTGGCCGCGCACGGGCGGCAGCCGCACCAGCTCAAGATCATGCCGGCGGCGACGTTCGCGCTCGGCGACACCGACGCCGAGGCGGCCGAGCGCGCCGCCGAGATCCGCCGCCAGCAGGTGGGGCCGCAGACGGCGATCGCCTTCCTGGAGCAGATCTGGGGCCGGGACATGTCCGCCTACGACCCCGAAGGGCCGCTGCCCGACGTGGAGCCCGCCGTCGAGCAGGGCGTCTCCCAGGGCCGGGTGCAGGTGTCCGACCGGGTCGCCGTGGCGGCGCGCTGGCGGGCCGTGGCCGAGGAGAAGGAGCTGAGCATCCGCGAACTGGTGATCCACATGACCGGGCGGCAGTCGTTCGTGGGCTCGCCCGCGACTGTGGCCGCGCAGATCGAGGAGTTCGTGCGCACGGACGCCGCCGACGGGTTCATCCTCGTCCCGCACCTCACGCCGGGCGGGCTGGACGACTTCGTGGACAGGGTGGTGCCGCTGCTGCAGGAACGCGGCGTGTTCCGTACCGACTACGCGGGCGCCACGCTCCGCGACCACCTCGGGCTGGGAGGCGCGGCATGA
- a CDS encoding LLM class flavin-dependent oxidoreductase, whose protein sequence is MTRAPLHLAVALDGAGWHPAAWRDPAVNARELFTARHWAGLVAEAERGLLDFVTIEDALGLQTSRLDGPDERTGEVRGRFDAVLLAAALAPLTTRIGLVPTATTTHTEPFHVAIGIASLDHVSLGRAGWRVQVSARAWEAAHFGRRQIPALIPKRDTAGQWVPDEQARELIADLFEEAADAVEVARRLWDSWEDDAEIRDVATGRFVDRDKLHYIDFAGSRFSVKGPSITPRPPQGQPVVTVLDHGGSPVPYELPARAADVVLVTPHSRDHARDIVEQVRSRPRDGHPLKVLADLLVHVGDDAAGRKARLDELAAPPESDAYTFAGTAAELADLLLDWREAGIEGYRLRPAAVPSDLAAITRELAPELRRRGAFRSRYEAATLRGHLGLPHAINRYASQKADIA, encoded by the coding sequence ATGACGCGGGCACCCCTGCACCTGGCCGTCGCGCTCGACGGCGCCGGCTGGCATCCCGCCGCCTGGCGGGACCCGGCCGTCAACGCGCGGGAGCTGTTCACCGCCCGCCACTGGGCCGGGCTCGTCGCCGAGGCCGAGCGCGGGCTGCTCGACTTCGTCACCATCGAGGACGCCCTGGGCCTGCAGACCTCGCGCCTCGACGGGCCCGACGAGCGCACCGGCGAGGTGCGCGGCCGGTTCGACGCGGTGCTGCTCGCGGCGGCGCTCGCGCCGCTCACCACGCGCATCGGGCTGGTGCCCACGGCCACGACGACGCACACCGAGCCGTTCCACGTGGCCATCGGCATCGCCAGCCTGGACCACGTCAGCCTGGGGCGGGCGGGCTGGCGGGTCCAGGTCTCGGCCCGCGCCTGGGAGGCCGCCCACTTCGGCCGCAGGCAGATCCCGGCGCTCATCCCCAAACGGGACACGGCGGGTCAGTGGGTGCCCGACGAGCAGGCCCGCGAGCTCATCGCGGACCTCTTCGAGGAGGCGGCCGACGCCGTTGAGGTGGCCAGGCGGCTGTGGGACAGCTGGGAGGACGACGCCGAGATCCGCGACGTGGCCACCGGCCGGTTCGTCGACCGGGACAAGCTCCACTACATCGACTTCGCCGGATCTCGGTTCTCGGTCAAGGGGCCGTCGATCACGCCCCGGCCGCCGCAGGGGCAGCCGGTCGTGACCGTGCTCGACCACGGCGGGTCGCCGGTGCCGTACGAGCTGCCCGCCCGCGCCGCCGACGTCGTCCTCGTCACCCCGCACAGCCGTGACCACGCGCGGGACATCGTCGAGCAGGTCAGGAGCCGTCCCCGGGACGGGCACCCGCTCAAGGTCCTGGCCGACCTGCTCGTCCACGTCGGCGACGATGCGGCCGGGCGCAAGGCCCGGCTCGACGAGCTGGCCGCGCCGCCCGAATCGGACGCGTACACCTTCGCCGGCACCGCCGCCGAGCTGGCCGACCTGCTGCTGGACTGGCGGGAGGCCGGGATCGAGGGCTACCGGCTGCGGCCCGCCGCCGTGCCGTCCGACCTGGCGGCTATCACCCGCGAGCTGGCCCCCGAGCTGCGGCGGCGCGGCGCCTTCAGGAGCCGGTACGAGGCCGCCACCCTGCGCGGGCACCTCGGCCTGCCGCACGCGATCAACCGTTACGCCTCCCAGAAAGCGGATATTGCGTGA
- a CDS encoding LLM class flavin-dependent oxidoreductase: MKFLAITLIVHDGRKSTNERFREVVSNAVLAEELGFDGFGVGERHERPFISSSPPVVLSHIAARTSHIRLFTAVTTLSLLDPVRAYEDYATLDHLSGGRLELIIGKGNGAAQAQLFHVTAEDQWERNRESYELFRRLWREDKVTWEGRFRPSLTEAETWPRPLQRPVRVWHGSATSKESVDLAARFGDPLFSANVTNPIEPYAELIDHYRERWAHYGHDPAEALVGAGTAGYYAAKTSQEAIETYRPIFEARQETFRRYGAPLVFHSLEDAIERGSILVGSPQQIIDKVHRYHDRFGHEVMHLHADADGLTDAQHRSALELFQSDIAPVLRKEIPSRPFPFPGGSS; encoded by the coding sequence GTGAAATTTCTGGCCATCACCTTGATCGTTCATGACGGCCGCAAGTCCACCAACGAGCGATTCCGCGAGGTCGTCTCCAACGCGGTCCTGGCCGAGGAGCTCGGGTTCGACGGGTTCGGGGTGGGGGAGCGGCACGAGCGGCCGTTCATCTCCTCCTCGCCGCCCGTGGTGCTCAGCCACATCGCCGCCCGGACCTCCCACATCCGGCTGTTCACCGCCGTCACCACGCTCAGCCTGCTGGACCCGGTCCGGGCGTACGAGGACTACGCCACCCTCGACCACCTGTCCGGCGGGCGGCTCGAACTGATCATCGGCAAGGGGAACGGCGCCGCCCAGGCCCAGCTCTTCCACGTCACCGCCGAGGACCAGTGGGAGCGCAACCGCGAGTCGTACGAGCTGTTCCGCAGGCTGTGGCGGGAGGACAAGGTCACGTGGGAGGGGCGGTTCAGGCCGTCGCTGACCGAGGCCGAGACCTGGCCGCGCCCGCTCCAGCGGCCGGTGCGCGTCTGGCACGGCAGCGCCACCAGCAAGGAGTCGGTGGACCTGGCCGCGCGCTTCGGCGACCCCCTCTTCTCCGCGAACGTCACCAACCCCATCGAGCCCTACGCCGAGCTGATCGACCACTACCGGGAACGGTGGGCGCACTACGGGCACGACCCGGCCGAAGCCCTGGTCGGGGCGGGCACCGCGGGCTACTACGCCGCGAAGACCTCGCAGGAGGCCATCGAGACGTACCGGCCGATCTTCGAGGCCCGCCAGGAGACCTTCAGGCGGTACGGGGCGCCGCTCGTCTTCCACTCGCTGGAGGACGCCATCGAGCGCGGCTCCATCCTGGTCGGGAGCCCGCAGCAGATCATCGACAAGGTGCACCGCTACCACGACCGGTTCGGGCACGAGGTGATGCACCTGCACGCGGACGCCGACGGGCTGACGGACGCGCAGCACCGCTCGGCGCTGGAGCTGTTCCAGTCGGACATCGCTCCGGTGCTGCGCAAGGAGATACCCAGCAGGCCGTTCCCGTTCCCCGGAGGCTCCTCATGA